Proteins from one Oscillatoria nigro-viridis PCC 7112 genomic window:
- a CDS encoding O-antigen ligase family protein, giving the protein MNIKNRLKLAAKLTAENLKSRIQKHPDPRLQIPWNFAQVGMLIFPLIPILGALGLFLGLAGTCKQKFLQISRSPLNRGFAILSVLLVITAVFAHNRIEAFLGLCNFLPFFILFATFSSLIKTPAQLRQLSWTIVISSIPVIILGLGQQFLGWSGIDQLQPIFGWVLAPQGNPPGRMASVFMYANILACYLTIAFILAMGLWMEEVSCQLSVGSCQLAVVSRHHLPMPNAQFPRPNYRFLFLSCAAIVQALALIFTNSRNAWGMAVLAVLAFAFYAGYKKLLAAVLSVASTIFLSAFGPEPLRQSLRRIVPAFFWARLTDEMFPNRPTATLRKTQWEFAWSMTQQRPWTGWGLRNFTPLYQAQMQEWLGHPHSLILMLTAETGIPATLFLFGLVGWVLARGVLLLANWPLFSADIKHEQIATQEVGENALAIDRNSNFDITNQVFCQELRAADRLIFFSYLLAFAACTLFNTVDVTLFDFRVNTTSWLLLAAICGVSQRE; this is encoded by the coding sequence GTGAATATCAAAAATCGGTTGAAATTAGCTGCTAAACTGACAGCCGAAAATCTCAAGTCTCGCATCCAAAAACATCCAGATCCCCGCCTGCAAATCCCTTGGAATTTCGCCCAAGTGGGGATGCTGATTTTTCCCTTAATTCCGATTTTGGGAGCTTTAGGTTTATTCCTGGGATTGGCTGGCACTTGCAAGCAAAAGTTCCTTCAAATTAGCCGCAGCCCGCTGAATCGAGGATTCGCAATTCTGAGCGTGCTGCTCGTCATCACAGCCGTTTTTGCCCACAACCGCATCGAGGCTTTTTTAGGGTTGTGCAATTTCTTGCCGTTCTTTATATTGTTTGCCACTTTCAGCAGTTTAATTAAAACTCCGGCTCAATTGCGGCAATTGTCTTGGACGATCGTAATTAGTTCAATTCCAGTGATAATTTTAGGTTTGGGACAGCAATTTTTAGGCTGGAGCGGCATCGATCAATTGCAGCCCATTTTTGGCTGGGTACTCGCACCCCAAGGCAATCCCCCGGGCCGCATGGCTTCTGTATTTATGTACGCTAATATTTTAGCTTGCTATCTGACAATTGCTTTTATTTTAGCAATGGGACTGTGGATGGAAGAAGTCAGTTGTCAGTTGTCAGTTGGCAGTTGTCAGTTGGCCGTTGTCAGTCGTCACCACTTACCAATGCCCAATGCCCAATTCCCAAGGCCCAATTACCGATTCCTATTTTTAAGTTGTGCAGCGATCGTCCAGGCTCTTGCTTTGATTTTTACTAATTCTCGCAATGCTTGGGGAATGGCAGTTTTGGCAGTTTTGGCTTTTGCATTTTATGCGGGTTATAAAAAATTATTAGCTGCGGTTTTGAGTGTGGCTAGCACAATTTTTTTGTCTGCCTTTGGCCCGGAACCACTGCGGCAATCTTTACGAAGAATTGTTCCGGCTTTCTTTTGGGCTAGACTCACCGACGAGATGTTCCCAAATCGGCCGACTGCTACTTTGAGAAAAACTCAGTGGGAATTTGCTTGGTCGATGACTCAGCAGCGTCCTTGGACTGGTTGGGGATTGCGAAATTTTACGCCTCTCTATCAAGCTCAGATGCAAGAATGGCTTGGTCATCCTCACAGTTTGATATTGATGTTGACTGCGGAAACGGGAATACCCGCAACGCTTTTTTTGTTTGGCTTAGTTGGTTGGGTTTTGGCTAGGGGTGTTTTGCTGCTGGCGAATTGGCCGCTGTTTTCTGCTGATATCAAACACGAGCAAATAGCAACACAGGAGGTAGGGGAAAATGCTTTAGCGATCGATCGCAACTCAAATTTTGATATCACAAATCAGGTATTTTGTCAAGAGTTAAGAGCGGCAGATCGCCTAATTTTTTTCAGTTATTTATTAGCCTTCGCCGCCTGTACGCTTTTTAACACTGTAGATGTGACGCTGTTTGATTTCCGAGTTAATACTACAAGCTGGTTGCTGTTGGCCGCAATTTGCGGAGTCAGCCAGAGGGAATAG
- a CDS encoding YaaW family protein, whose amino-acid sequence MDELRAALELTTEEELQQLTELLFSRKFNPLDYVQTPAPIDVQSRDREAWLDAVEQRFRYLAADGLTVLRGRTQQVTYRQALIQVCRYLKIPYPRQLSTTDLEAEVFLHLMGRAWKRLPADERQALTVRVQRAIVDSKLSEPLPISAEKDPLGLLFKGGSALAVSSILKPMLLKLMANQFALHFATYQMAKQGVLAGTATAATQFQNYVAIQTARRGMAVSAARYGATRSVFSLLGPVMWTWFFADLGWRAISTNYGRIIPTIFALAQIRLTRSECVWELA is encoded by the coding sequence TTGGACGAACTCAGAGCAGCACTCGAATTGACAACAGAAGAAGAATTGCAGCAACTAACAGAACTTCTGTTCAGCCGCAAGTTTAACCCTTTAGATTACGTGCAAACCCCCGCACCGATAGATGTACAAAGTCGCGATCGCGAAGCGTGGCTCGACGCCGTAGAACAGCGGTTTCGCTATCTTGCAGCCGACGGGTTGACGGTACTCAGAGGGCGAACCCAACAAGTAACTTACAGACAAGCACTAATTCAAGTTTGTCGCTATCTCAAAATCCCTTATCCCAGACAGTTGTCAACCACCGACTTAGAGGCAGAAGTATTTCTGCACTTAATGGGCCGCGCGTGGAAGCGTTTACCGGCCGACGAACGGCAAGCGCTGACAGTGCGCGTACAGCGAGCGATCGTTGATTCTAAACTCTCAGAACCCCTGCCAATTTCTGCTGAAAAAGACCCGCTGGGTTTATTGTTCAAAGGCGGCAGCGCTTTAGCTGTTAGTTCCATCTTAAAACCAATGCTGCTCAAACTAATGGCAAATCAATTTGCGCTGCATTTTGCCACCTATCAAATGGCAAAACAAGGAGTGCTTGCAGGCACTGCAACCGCAGCAACCCAGTTTCAAAATTATGTGGCCATTCAGACGGCGAGGCGCGGTATGGCGGTGAGTGCGGCTCGTTACGGTGCGACGCGGAGCGTATTTTCCTTGCTCGGCCCGGTGATGTGGACTTGGTTTTTCGCGGATTTGGGTTGGCGAGCGATTTCCACGAACTACGGCCGCATTATCCCGACCATTTTTGCCTTAGCTCAAATTCGATTAACGCGATCGGAATGCGTTTGGGAATTAGCTTAA
- a CDS encoding NAD(P)/FAD-dependent oxidoreductase, with translation MFDVAVIGAGMAGLSCAQRLRQAGYSVAVVEKSRGAGGRVATRRVQGTRADHGARYLEPQGDAVQGLIKALVDRHILKLWTDTVWEFRQGELSAIASSCYVAPAGMNAIGKYLAEGVEIWFGRRVQAISTTDNQMWHLSLEVTDDNLQIPQELIAKAVVVAIPAPQALMFLNSEIGFKSDFLDKLRSVEYDPCITVMAGYPATKQQDLSNLNPQWKSVSFPDNSDLAWVGLDSSKRLDMQQAVFVVHSSANFAERYLEAGDLETVGQELLDRTSEYLIPWLKQPEWLQVHRWRYAFCRNPLPVSCLPAGGNLPLVCAGDLCGEGKIEAALRSGLAAANWVNSQLQNLPLDSSLNW, from the coding sequence ATGTTCGATGTTGCGGTGATTGGTGCGGGTATGGCGGGGCTGAGTTGCGCTCAACGGTTGCGTCAAGCTGGTTATTCTGTGGCGGTTGTTGAGAAATCTCGCGGCGCGGGGGGACGTGTAGCAACCCGCCGCGTACAGGGTACTAGGGCCGATCACGGGGCGCGGTATCTGGAACCCCAGGGGGACGCGGTGCAGGGGTTAATTAAGGCTTTGGTCGATCGGCACATCCTCAAACTCTGGACTGATACTGTCTGGGAATTCAGACAGGGGGAACTTTCTGCTATTGCTAGTTCTTGTTATGTCGCACCTGCGGGTATGAATGCTATCGGTAAGTATCTGGCGGAGGGTGTAGAAATTTGGTTTGGCCGCCGCGTACAAGCTATTTCTACTACAGATAACCAAATGTGGCATCTTTCCCTAGAAGTTACTGATGACAATTTACAGATACCTCAAGAATTGATTGCTAAGGCTGTGGTTGTGGCAATTCCTGCTCCTCAAGCTTTAATGTTTTTGAATTCGGAAATTGGTTTTAAATCTGATTTTCTTGACAAATTGCGTTCTGTGGAGTACGACCCTTGCATTACGGTTATGGCTGGCTATCCTGCGACAAAACAGCAAGATTTGAGCAATCTAAATCCGCAGTGGAAATCTGTTTCTTTTCCCGATAATTCTGATTTAGCTTGGGTTGGTTTGGACAGCAGCAAACGGCTCGATATGCAGCAGGCGGTGTTTGTGGTTCACAGCAGCGCAAATTTTGCCGAACGCTATTTAGAAGCTGGTGATTTGGAAACTGTCGGTCAGGAATTGCTCGATCGCACTTCTGAATATTTAATTCCTTGGCTGAAACAGCCGGAATGGTTGCAGGTTCACCGCTGGCGCTATGCTTTTTGTCGAAATCCTTTGCCTGTTTCTTGTTTGCCTGCTGGAGGGAATTTGCCGCTGGTTTGCGCGGGGGATTTGTGCGGGGAAGGCAAAATAGAAGCTGCTTTGCGATCGGGTTTGGCCGCAGCTAATTGGGTGAATTCTCAGTTGCAAAATTTGCCCTTAGATTCCAGCCTAAATTGGTAA
- a CDS encoding Uma2 family endonuclease has protein sequence MIAIPSGFSPEDYLALERDNTVRHEYRRGLVYAMAGGSDDHSRLCINFITAINLHLRDGDCQFFSADVKVNYADAFFYYPDAFVTCDPRDREDRYVKRYPKLIAEVLSSSTENFDRGEKFEDYQQLESLEEYVLIAQNQMRVECRRRVQDASSLRWETAVYEAGDAVRLRSIGLEMPIEELYRGVSIL, from the coding sequence ATGATTGCCATCCCGTCTGGGTTTAGCCCCGAAGATTACCTTGCCCTCGAACGTGATAATACCGTCCGGCATGAATATCGGCGCGGTTTGGTGTACGCAATGGCGGGAGGTAGCGATGACCACAGCCGTCTCTGTATTAATTTTATAACTGCGATTAACCTTCACCTGCGCGATGGTGACTGTCAGTTTTTTTCGGCTGATGTCAAGGTGAATTATGCGGATGCCTTCTTCTACTATCCAGATGCGTTTGTCACCTGCGATCCGCGCGATCGCGAAGATCGTTATGTGAAGCGTTATCCCAAGTTGATTGCTGAGGTGCTATCCTCTTCGACAGAAAACTTCGATCGCGGTGAGAAGTTTGAGGATTATCAACAGCTTGAATCGTTGGAAGAGTATGTTTTAATCGCGCAGAACCAGATGCGGGTGGAGTGTCGCCGTCGGGTGCAGGATGCGAGTTCCCTGCGGTGGGAAACGGCGGTTTATGAAGCAGGCGATGCGGTGAGGTTGCGGAGTATTGGGCTGGAGATGCCGATCGAGGAGTTATATCGGGGTGTCAGCATACTCTGA
- a CDS encoding Uma2 family endonuclease — protein sequence MTQSLSATGLPPAFPDHTQLPESDGTFVKNFQEHPQSILLTDSLETALQTLHPDGQYAIGQDCGIYWRETDPPERGAEAPDWFYVPNVPPLLDGEIRRSYVIWREYMVPIIAIELASGDGSEERDNTPLSRLPEGTNQKPGKFWVYEQIIRIPYYAIYTIKTSQLEVYNCVNARYCRLEPNDRGHYPIDRMGVELGVWEGSYQNQTQRWLRWWDNQGNLLLTGSEQARLERLHTEQERQRAEAERQRAEAERQRADRVEQTQRDAIPQLLAMGLTVEQVAQALSLSVEEVQGLG from the coding sequence ATGACCCAAAGTCTCAGTGCGACAGGGTTGCCCCCCGCCTTCCCGGATCACACCCAACTCCCCGAATCCGACGGCACGTTCGTGAAGAACTTCCAAGAACATCCCCAGAGTATTCTGCTCACCGATTCTCTCGAAACCGCGCTGCAAACGCTTCACCCCGACGGACAATATGCGATCGGGCAAGATTGTGGTATCTACTGGCGCGAAACCGACCCACCCGAACGCGGAGCCGAAGCCCCTGACTGGTTCTACGTCCCCAACGTTCCGCCCCTGTTGGACGGCGAAATTCGCCGCTCTTACGTGATTTGGCGCGAGTATATGGTGCCGATAATTGCGATCGAATTGGCGAGTGGGGATGGTTCCGAAGAACGAGACAACACGCCTTTATCTCGTTTGCCAGAAGGTACTAATCAGAAACCAGGAAAGTTTTGGGTATACGAACAGATTATCCGCATTCCCTACTACGCCATCTATACAATCAAAACCAGCCAACTGGAAGTCTACAACTGTGTAAACGCCCGTTATTGTCGATTGGAACCGAACGATCGCGGACATTACCCGATCGACCGCATGGGAGTAGAGTTAGGTGTATGGGAAGGCAGCTATCAAAATCAGACACAGCGTTGGTTGCGCTGGTGGGATAATCAGGGGAATTTGTTGCTGACGGGGAGCGAGCAAGCTCGACTCGAACGCCTGCACACGGAACAGGAACGCCAACGGGCTGAGGCTGAGCGTCAACGGGCTGAAGCTGAGCGTCAACGGGCCGATCGCGTGGAGCAAACACAACGAGATGCCATCCCCCAACTACTGGCAATGGGTTTAACCGTCGAACAAGTTGCCCAGGCGCTTTCTCTGTCGGTGGAAGAGGTGCAGGGTTTGGGATAA
- a CDS encoding polysaccharide deacetylase family protein yields MTKLKRILRRRKTLIVAFMAAIGSFLVGVTLPINLRVNQPLAPIQAQVLAVSHSQEEQPISNIDRLQQAIARRVEFSQNALAQLQAIRFHSAVPDRFQGTTISHAKLDSQHKAIALTFDDGPWPKTTTQILDILKENNIKATFFWVGRYLKNSPELGKKVAAAGHAIGNHTWSHEYLQYNEDGAAREIDRTSSLIEDLTGIQTSMFRPPGGILNNGLAAYAQKKNYAVVMWSADSFDWRSLTESLMDNVMRQANSGGIVLMHDGGGNRSRTVKALPEIIARLRKEGYIFVTVPELLQMQDQELKGQETAKK; encoded by the coding sequence GTGACAAAATTGAAACGGATCTTGAGGCGGCGAAAAACTTTAATTGTTGCTTTTATGGCCGCCATAGGAAGTTTTTTGGTGGGTGTGACTTTGCCGATTAACTTGCGGGTAAATCAGCCCTTGGCACCGATTCAGGCGCAAGTATTGGCCGTATCCCACTCGCAAGAAGAACAGCCGATCTCCAATATCGATCGGCTCCAACAGGCGATCGCCCGTCGAGTTGAATTTTCCCAAAATGCTCTAGCCCAATTGCAGGCAATCCGATTTCACTCAGCCGTACCGGATCGGTTTCAAGGTACAACCATTAGTCACGCGAAACTCGACTCCCAGCACAAGGCGATCGCCCTGACATTTGACGACGGCCCCTGGCCGAAAACAACTACACAAATCCTAGATATTCTCAAGGAAAACAATATTAAAGCTACATTCTTCTGGGTAGGAAGATACCTGAAAAATTCTCCAGAGCTTGGCAAAAAAGTCGCTGCTGCCGGTCACGCGATCGGCAATCACACTTGGAGCCATGAATACCTTCAGTATAACGAAGACGGTGCCGCTCGCGAGATCGATCGCACTTCATCCTTAATTGAGGACTTGACCGGCATCCAAACATCGATGTTCCGCCCCCCAGGAGGCATTTTAAACAATGGATTGGCAGCTTACGCTCAAAAGAAAAATTATGCAGTTGTGATGTGGTCTGCTGATTCTTTTGATTGGCGCAGTCTTACGGAATCTTTGATGGACAACGTGATGAGGCAGGCAAATTCCGGCGGCATTGTGTTGATGCACGACGGCGGCGGCAATCGATCGAGAACTGTAAAAGCTTTGCCTGAGATTATTGCTAGATTGAGAAAGGAAGGCTACATTTTCGTAACAGTTCCCGAGTTATTGCAGATGCAAGACCAAGAGTTAAAAGGCCAGGAAACAGCAAAAAAATAA
- a CDS encoding bifunctional pantoate--beta-alanine ligase/(d)CMP kinase: protein MRLFTTIAALRCYLNLQKSAAPNLTVGLVPTMGALHAGHLSLIQRARQENAIALIGIFVNPLQFGPTEDFQDYPRNFEQDRLLCEQVGVDAVFAPSATEMFGNQTVDSLPDSFAARTETEQTAQKQIEIHLSSLTQVVPPPAMTSVLCGKARPGHFQGVAAIVTKLLSLVQPTKAYFGQKDAQQLAIIRKLVFDFNLPVEIVACPIVREESGLAMSSRNQYLTAEQKQQASVLYRALQQASKTFSSGDRTAAAALAAARAAVAEEPAVKLEYAELVDPDTLTPLQVVETAGLLAVAARVGSTRLIDNIILRNRRPIVAIDGPAGAGKSTVTRLAATALNLFYLDTGAMYRALTWLALKTDTPISDECAIAELISSSYLAYNLDPASPMLKINGEDVTEAIRSLEVTSRVSEMAAIPAVRQFLVEEQRRCGTKGGIIAEGRDIGTNVFPDAELKIFLTASVQERARRRLLELKDTDRANISLAQLEQDIALRDEKDSTREVAPLRKAADAVEIQTDNLTVAEVIDRIVGLYKERIGPKS from the coding sequence GTGCGCCTGTTTACTACCATTGCAGCACTTCGCTGCTACTTAAATTTACAAAAGTCTGCTGCACCTAATTTGACAGTCGGTTTGGTGCCGACGATGGGAGCTTTGCACGCAGGGCATCTGAGCTTGATCCAGCGGGCAAGGCAAGAAAATGCGATCGCCCTGATCGGCATTTTTGTCAACCCGCTGCAATTTGGGCCGACAGAAGATTTTCAAGATTATCCTCGGAATTTCGAGCAAGACCGGCTGTTGTGCGAACAAGTTGGGGTTGATGCCGTATTTGCTCCCTCAGCAACTGAAATGTTCGGCAACCAAACGGTCGATTCCCTACCCGATAGCTTCGCCGCGCGTACAGAAACAGAGCAAACCGCCCAAAAACAGATAGAGATTCACCTTTCATCCTTAACTCAAGTAGTGCCGCCACCGGCGATGACATCGGTTTTGTGCGGCAAAGCAAGGCCCGGTCATTTTCAAGGCGTCGCGGCAATTGTTACTAAACTTTTGAGTTTGGTGCAGCCGACAAAAGCTTATTTCGGTCAAAAAGACGCCCAGCAGCTAGCAATTATTCGGAAGCTGGTCTTTGATTTTAACTTGCCTGTAGAGATTGTCGCTTGTCCGATCGTCCGCGAAGAGTCGGGACTGGCAATGAGTTCTCGCAATCAGTATTTAACAGCAGAGCAAAAACAGCAAGCCTCCGTACTCTACCGCGCCCTGCAACAAGCCTCGAAAACTTTTTCTTCAGGGGACCGCACCGCAGCAGCCGCACTCGCTGCCGCCCGCGCAGCAGTCGCAGAAGAACCCGCAGTCAAGCTCGAATACGCCGAACTCGTCGATCCCGACACTCTGACGCCGTTGCAGGTTGTGGAAACAGCGGGACTTTTAGCCGTGGCCGCCAGAGTTGGCTCTACTCGCTTGATTGACAATATAATTCTCAGGAATCGCCGCCCCATTGTGGCGATCGACGGCCCGGCGGGAGCAGGCAAATCTACCGTAACTCGCCTTGCAGCAACTGCTTTGAACTTGTTTTATCTCGATACCGGTGCGATGTATCGGGCGCTGACTTGGCTGGCATTGAAAACAGACACGCCGATTTCCGACGAATGCGCGATCGCCGAATTAATCAGTTCCAGTTATTTGGCATACAACCTCGATCCCGCGTCCCCGATGTTGAAGATTAACGGGGAAGACGTAACCGAGGCAATTCGCAGTTTGGAAGTGACATCCCGCGTCTCGGAAATGGCGGCAATTCCCGCCGTGCGACAGTTTCTGGTGGAGGAACAGCGGCGCTGCGGCACAAAAGGCGGAATTATAGCAGAAGGCCGCGATATCGGCACTAACGTGTTTCCCGATGCGGAACTGAAGATTTTTTTGACGGCTTCGGTACAAGAGCGAGCGCGCAGGCGGCTGTTAGAACTTAAAGACACCGATCGGGCTAATATTAGCTTGGCCCAATTGGAACAAGACATCGCCCTGCGGGACGAAAAGGACAGCACCCGCGAGGTTGCACCTTTGCGTAAAGCGGCCGATGCTGTGGAAATTCAAACAGACAATCTGACGGTTGCCGAAGTTATCGATCGGATTGTCGGCTTGTACAAAGAGAGAATCGGCCCTAAAAGTTAA
- a CDS encoding septal ring lytic transglycosylase RlpA family protein, whose product MKEKFVGGLLAVLLVPVVGTASSCHAQATGADNQNSQVSKQVIATQPSPQLNATRVEAQKVGQYQYQARAEIARDSIAKIQPHDLGGRQAATVYVRNIPVITFLNANPETNTPLGETGNSQAGASSPSKVAGARENPKVGNIASNSSNPEPDPVWRASSLAARLNQLARNNIDPNSITVKWEKGDRYIIQANGEDLVNINAETILPDTTSDFSRDALQATNRLRRLLGNAPPLEEVAGKPQPESPVLSLGPVQVRLSGWASWYGPGFDGNLSASGERFNQNDLTAAHRHLPFGTRVMVRNLDNGRSVVVRINDRGPYVGDRLIDLSAGAANVLGMIGSGVARVEIEVIEPPQQTTGGR is encoded by the coding sequence ATGAAGGAAAAATTTGTTGGTGGTCTACTCGCTGTCCTGTTAGTTCCTGTGGTAGGAACGGCATCCTCTTGTCACGCACAAGCAACAGGTGCCGACAACCAAAACTCTCAGGTTTCCAAGCAAGTAATTGCCACCCAACCGTCCCCGCAGTTAAACGCTACTCGGGTCGAAGCACAAAAAGTCGGACAGTATCAGTATCAAGCCAGAGCTGAAATTGCCCGAGACTCGATCGCCAAAATTCAGCCCCACGACTTAGGCGGGCGACAAGCAGCGACAGTCTACGTGCGAAACATTCCAGTCATCACCTTTCTGAACGCGAATCCGGAAACAAACACGCCTTTGGGAGAAACTGGCAACAGCCAAGCCGGTGCTAGCAGTCCGTCGAAAGTAGCGGGCGCGAGAGAAAATCCCAAAGTTGGAAACATTGCCAGCAACTCGAGCAACCCAGAACCCGATCCAGTGTGGCGGGCATCAAGCTTAGCAGCAAGACTCAACCAGCTAGCCCGCAACAACATCGATCCCAACAGCATTACCGTTAAGTGGGAAAAAGGCGATCGCTACATTATCCAGGCAAACGGCGAGGACTTGGTAAACATCAACGCCGAAACCATCCTCCCCGACACTACCAGCGACTTTAGCCGAGACGCCCTGCAAGCAACCAATCGCCTCCGCCGACTTCTGGGCAACGCCCCACCCCTGGAAGAAGTCGCAGGCAAACCCCAACCAGAATCCCCCGTGCTGTCTCTGGGCCCAGTTCAAGTGCGCCTCAGCGGCTGGGCTTCCTGGTACGGCCCGGGATTTGACGGCAACCTCAGCGCCAGCGGCGAGCGTTTCAACCAAAATGATTTGACCGCAGCCCACCGCCACTTGCCCTTTGGAACTAGAGTCATGGTGAGAAATCTCGACAACGGCCGCAGCGTAGTCGTCCGCATTAATGACCGCGGCCCCTATGTGGGCGATCGGCTCATTGACTTGTCCGCCGGCGCAGCCAACGTGCTGGGAATGATCGGCAGTGGCGTTGCCAGAGTGGAAATCGAAGTGATCGAACCGCCGCAGCAAACAACTGGTGGGCGCTAA
- the purM gene encoding phosphoribosylformylglycinamidine cyclo-ligase, whose protein sequence is MDYREAGVDVEAGRAFVSRIGSMVKSTHRSGVLGGFGGFSGFFSVPEGLKEPVMVSGTDGVGTKLKLAHNLDRHDTVGIDLVAMCVNDVLTSGAEPLFFLDYLATGKLNPEQLAAVVAGIADGCKQAGCALLGGETAEMPGFYSSGEYDLAGFCVGIVEKSKLLDGSRVQVGDVAVGLASSGVHSNGFSLVRKIAGDLGFDWHSQPEKLGGKTLGEVLLTPTKIYVKPVLEAIKSGLEIHGMAHITGGGLPENLPRCLGVNQSVRIDSNSWPNLPIFQWIAEAGQVAPADMFNTFNMGIGFVLLLDYREVEQAVKWFESQGIGAWAIGEVIEGKGELIIGNG, encoded by the coding sequence ATGGATTATCGAGAAGCAGGTGTGGATGTTGAGGCGGGCAGAGCTTTTGTCTCGCGCATCGGGAGTATGGTCAAGAGCACGCACCGATCGGGAGTTTTGGGCGGATTCGGCGGGTTTAGCGGTTTTTTCAGCGTCCCGGAGGGTTTAAAAGAGCCGGTGATGGTTTCGGGTACTGACGGCGTTGGGACTAAGTTGAAATTGGCCCACAATCTCGATCGGCACGACACGGTAGGTATCGACTTGGTGGCGATGTGCGTCAACGACGTGCTGACATCCGGGGCCGAACCCCTCTTTTTTCTCGATTATTTAGCCACGGGAAAGTTAAATCCCGAACAATTAGCTGCGGTGGTGGCCGGCATTGCTGACGGTTGCAAGCAAGCGGGCTGTGCTTTACTCGGAGGGGAAACGGCAGAAATGCCCGGTTTTTACTCTTCGGGTGAGTACGATTTGGCGGGGTTTTGTGTGGGAATTGTCGAAAAGAGCAAATTGTTGGACGGTTCGCGGGTGCAGGTGGGAGATGTGGCTGTGGGGCTGGCAAGTTCGGGCGTGCACAGCAACGGTTTTAGTTTGGTGAGAAAAATTGCTGGCGATCTGGGTTTTGACTGGCATTCCCAACCAGAAAAGTTAGGTGGCAAAACTTTAGGAGAAGTGCTGCTAACTCCGACTAAAATTTATGTTAAACCAGTCCTCGAAGCAATTAAGAGCGGTCTAGAAATTCACGGCATGGCTCACATTACGGGCGGCGGTTTGCCGGAAAATTTGCCCCGCTGTTTGGGAGTTAATCAATCTGTCAGAATTGACAGCAATAGCTGGCCAAATTTGCCAATTTTTCAGTGGATTGCTGAAGCAGGCCAAGTTGCCCCAGCAGATATGTTCAATACTTTTAATATGGGGATTGGATTTGTGCTGTTGCTCGATTACAGGGAAGTAGAACAGGCTGTTAAATGGTTTGAATCTCAGGGAATTGGTGCTTGGGCGATCGGGGAAGTGATTGAGGGGAAAGGAGAATTGATAATAGGTAACGGGTAA
- a CDS encoding Uma2 family endonuclease has translation MTALTEIREELAEDKVEEKVQIYYSPEEYLMLEEGAKFRSEYHDGKIIPMTGGTPNHNQIALNFSGTLNFSTKGQPYRVFINDLRLWIPSKRVYTYPDVMLVAGKLEFAEGRKDTITNAVMVAEVLSESTADYDRGGKFKLFRTIPSFREYVLIDQYEMHVEQFSKTDDNKWVLSEYDGADAVLRLSCVEFEMRLGDIYDRVDFESESEERSPSNNLIK, from the coding sequence ATGACGGCATTAACAGAAATCCGCGAAGAATTAGCTGAGGACAAAGTTGAGGAAAAAGTACAGATATATTACTCTCCCGAAGAGTATTTAATGCTGGAAGAGGGGGCAAAATTTAGAAGCGAATATCACGATGGCAAGATAATTCCTATGACAGGCGGAACACCGAATCACAATCAAATAGCTCTTAATTTTAGCGGGACTTTGAATTTTTCTACCAAAGGACAACCGTACCGAGTATTTATAAACGATTTGCGTTTGTGGATACCGTCAAAGCGGGTTTATACTTATCCTGATGTGATGTTGGTGGCGGGGAAGTTGGAGTTTGCGGAGGGTAGGAAAGATACGATTACTAATGCGGTGATGGTCGCTGAGGTTTTATCGGAATCGACGGCGGATTATGACAGGGGTGGCAAGTTTAAACTTTTTCGGACGATTCCTAGTTTTCGAGAGTATGTTTTGATAGATCAATACGAGATGCACGTCGAACAGTTTTCTAAGACGGATGATAATAAGTGGGTTTTGTCTGAGTATGATGGTGCTGATGCGGTGTTGAGATTGAGTTGCGTGGAGTTTGAGATGCGGTTGGGTGATATTTACGATCGCGTGGATTTTGAATCTGAGTCTGAAGAGCGATCGCCCTCGAACAATTTGATTAAGTAA